The Actinomadura graeca nucleotide sequence AAGACGATCTGCGGGGACTTGCCGCCGAGTTCGAGTGTGACGGGCGTGAAGCGGTCGGCGGCGGCGCGGCCGATGATCCGGCCCACCTCGGGGGACCCGGTGAACGACAGCTTGTCGATGCCGGGGTGGCCGGTGATCGCCGTCCCCGTGACGCGGCCCGGGCCGTTGACCACGTTGAGCACGCCCGCGGGGAGCCCGGCGGCCGCCGCGAGCTCGGCCAGCAGCTGGGAGACCAGAGGCGCGTCCTCGGCGGGCTTGAGCACCACCGTGCAGCCGACGGCGAGCGCCGAGGCCAGCTTCCAGCTGGTGATCATGGTCGGGGCGTTCCAGGGGGTGATCGCGCCGACGACCCCGACCGGGACGCGCTCGGTGTAGGAGAACCGCGGGCGTCCCATGTGGTCGGGCACGGGGACGGTCGTCCCGTGCAGCTTGTCGGCCCATCCGGCGAAGTGCCGGAACGTCTGGACCGCCATGTCGACGTCGATGGCCAGGGTGTCGTGGTAGGGCTTGCCGACATCGAGCGCCTCCAGCCCGGCGAAGCGGCCGGCGTTCTCCTCGATCAGGTCGGCGAGACGGTACAGGATCCTGCCGCGCTCGGCGCCGGGCATCGCGGGCCAGGGCCCGGAGTCGAAGGCGCGGCGGGCGGCCGCGACGGCGCGGTCCACGTCACCGGCGTCCGCGGCGTGCAGCTCGGTGATGACGGTCCCGTCCGTGGGGTTCTGCACGGCGAACGCCGCGCCGTTCCCCGGGCGCCATCCGCCGTCGACGAACAGCTCGGTGGCGGGCAGCGTGATGGATGTCGGCTTCATGCCTCGGCCTTCCTTCGGCGCCGTGCGACGTGGTCTGCATCACCGGCCTTGTTCACTTGAGGAGTACGACCGTATCATCTAAAGTAACGACTCCGGGAGGGACGCCCCCTCCCGCCGCCGGACCGAATAGGGGTGCCGCATGGGCTACGAGGACTGGGAATCGCCGGACGACCTGCCGCTTCTCGCAGTCGGCATCAGCCGGCAGACCCAGTACCGCGCGCCGTTCGTGGACGACCTGTCGGGAAGCGAGCTGACGCTCGTGAACACGGCCGGGGCGCGGGTCTCCTACGTCTTCGACGACGCCCACAGGCTGCGCCGGACCACCGCGGACACGATCACCGTGGACACGGCCACCGCCGGCACGGCCACCGCCGACACGACCACGGCCTGCGAGTACGACGCGACCGTGGTGCGCCCGGGGATCTACCTGGTCGACATCATGATCCCCGCCCCCCGTGAGGACGCGGTCGCCGGGCTGCCGGGCGAGGAGACGTGGGCGTTCGACGTCGACCGCGGCCTCGTCACGAGCGTCACGTCCTACGTCCACGAGAGGCCGGACGGCTCACGCTGGGTGCGCAGCGTCGACGAGCACTGGTTCCTCGACGGGACCCCCGGCGGAGCGCATCCCCTCTCGGACGGCATGGTCGGCAAACGCGTGATGTGGCAGTACAGCGACACCGACCGCTACGACCACGTCTACCTGAACGCCCGCAACTTCGCCTGGCAGTGCGTCTCGGGGATCGAGCAGGGGCTCACCGAACTCGACCGGACCCGCGCCTACGAAGTGGCCCCCGACCTGTACTTCTTCGGCTGGAGCGAGCACGTCCAGCCCGTCGAGTCCATGCTGTTCGTGGACCTCGCCGAGATGCGCACCCACGGACGCATGTTCGGCTGGGAGGCCCGGACCGGGGAGATCCTGCACCACCAGTTCGGCGCGGTCGGCGCCCTGCTCAACGTCACCACCTATCCCGAGTCACTGCCGGCCTTCACCGAACCCTCCGGCTGAGCCGGAGGGCGGCCGCACCGGCGGGCGCCCTGGCGCCCGCGGAATCCCCATCCAGGAGAGACCCATGGACAAGTCCACCCTGTCGCACTGGTGGCACAAGATGGAGACCGCTCACGGCGGCCCCATTCCCGAACGCCCTGCCCTCGCCCAGGACGACGAGGCGGACGTGGCCATCGTCGGCGCGGGCTACACCGGCCTCTACACGGCCTTGGAACTCCTCAAGTCCGCACCGGAACTGAAGGTCGTCCTGCTGGAGGCCAACGTCGCCGGGTACGGAGCGTCCGGCCGGAACGGCGGCGCCGTGATCGCCCAGCTCAACGGCTCGCGCGCGTTCTGGGCAGGGCGCGGCGGACGGCAGGCCGCGATCGACATGGAACGTGCCGTCCAGCAGGCCGTCACGGAGGTCGGCGAGGTCATCACCTCCGAGGGCATCGAGTGCGGCTACGCGCACAACGGCGTGCTGATGGTCGCCCGCACCGAACTGGAGGCCAGGCGCTTCAAGGCCGGGGTCGAGGACGACCGCCGGTACGGCTTCGGGCCCGAGGACTCCCGCTACCTCTCCCGGAAGGAGGTCCTGGAGAAGGTCAACGTGGACGGGGCGATCGGCGCGCGCTGGAGCTCCCACTGCGCCAGCGTCGACGGCGGCCGCCTCGCGCGCGGCCTGGCCGCGGCCGTGGAGCGGCGGGGCGGGGTGATCTACGAGAACTCCCCCGTGATCCGCATCGAGCCGGGCAGGGCGATCACGGCGCGCGCCACGGTCCGCGCCGAGTTCGTCGTCCGCGCCACCGAGGCCTACAGCGAGTCGATCAAGGGGCAGGAGCGCACCGTCGTCCCGATCCACACCTCGATGCTGGCCACCGAGGTCCTCACAAGCGAGCAGATCGCCGAGCTGCGCTGGGGCGGCCATGAGGCGCTGCTCGCCGAGCACCCCTTCCTCCACCTGCAGTTCACCAGCGACGACCGCATCACCATCGGCGGGGACGACCCGCGCGTGCCCTACCGGTGGGGTTCGGCGCCCAACCCGGACGGCCCCGCCACGCCGAAGGTCCGCGACCACTACTACGGGCAGCTCATCAAGCTGTTCCCGTTCCTGGACGGCATCAAGATCGCCGACACCTGGCAGGGCGTCTTCGGCACGACCAAGAACTGGGCCCCCAATGTCAGCCTGGACCGTGCCACCGGCCTCGCCGTCGCGGGCGGCTACGTGGGCGAGGGCCTCGCCCCGTCCAACATGGCGGGCCGGACGATGCGCGACCTCATTCTCGGCCGCGACACCGAGATGACCCGCCTGCCCTGGACGAACATGGGCAGCCGCAAGTGGGAGCCGGAGCCGCTGCGCTACATCGGCTCCGGTGTCATCTGGGCCGCGCGCGCTCTGGGCGACGCGAAGGAGCACCGCGCCGGCAAGCCGTCCACGCTCATCTCCATCGGCAACCGCACCGCCGGGTTCACCGGCCACCTCGGCTGAGAGGCAGGCGATGACAGAGATCCGGTTGCGCAGCGGCGGCCTCGGGCCGTACGACCTCCGCGGCAAGGTGGCCGTGGTGACGGGGGCGAGCAGCGGCATCGGCGCCGCCACCGCACGGGCCCTGGCACGGGCCGGCGCACAGGTGGTGGCCGGCTACAACAGCGGCCGGGAGCGCGCGGACGACGTCGTCCGTGCGCTCCCGGGGGACGGCCACCAGGCCCTTCACCTGCCGATCGAGGACACTCCGGCGCTTGAGGCCGCGGCGGCGGAGGTCTCCGGGCGCTTCGGCGCGGTCCACGTCCTGGTGAACTCGGCCGGTTCGACGGCGAAGGTCGCCCACGCCGACCTGGAGGCGATGACCGACGAGCTCTTCGACGCGATGCTCCGGACCAACGTGCGCGGCCCTTTCGCCGTCACCCGCACGTTCGTGCCGCTCCTGCGGGCGAGCGGCGACGCCGTCGTCGTCAACATCTCCTCGATCTCGGGCATGACCGCCTCGGGCAGCAACGTCGGGTACTGCGCGGCGAAGGCGGCCCTCGACAACCTCACCATGTCGCTGGGGCGCGCGCTCGGGCCCGCGATCCGGTTCGTCGGCGTGGCCCCCGCGGCCGTCGAGACGGACTTCGTCGCCGGACGGGGCCGTGACGCGATCGCCGCGCAGGCGGCGTCCACGCCGCTGAAGGTGCTGGTCCACCCCGACGACATCGCCGACGCCGTCCTCGGCGTGGTGCGGAACATGCGGGTCGCGACCGGGACCACCTTCGTGGTCGACGGCGGAAAGCACCTGTGAGGACGCGATAATGGCGGCCGTGACCGTGCCCGGTGACCGGCGGGCCGACGCGACGGAGACGGGAGTCCGCGTGGACCAGTTGCAGGCGTTGGCGGAGAACATCCGGGCGCTCCGCGCCACGCACGGGCTCTCGCTGTCGCAGCTGGCCGAGCGGTCCGGGATCGCCAAGG carries:
- a CDS encoding SDR family NAD(P)-dependent oxidoreductase translates to MTEIRLRSGGLGPYDLRGKVAVVTGASSGIGAATARALARAGAQVVAGYNSGRERADDVVRALPGDGHQALHLPIEDTPALEAAAAEVSGRFGAVHVLVNSAGSTAKVAHADLEAMTDELFDAMLRTNVRGPFAVTRTFVPLLRASGDAVVVNISSISGMTASGSNVGYCAAKAALDNLTMSLGRALGPAIRFVGVAPAAVETDFVAGRGRDAIAAQAASTPLKVLVHPDDIADAVLGVVRNMRVATGTTFVVDGGKHL
- a CDS encoding MoaF C-terminal domain-containing protein; translated protein: MGYEDWESPDDLPLLAVGISRQTQYRAPFVDDLSGSELTLVNTAGARVSYVFDDAHRLRRTTADTITVDTATAGTATADTTTACEYDATVVRPGIYLVDIMIPAPREDAVAGLPGEETWAFDVDRGLVTSVTSYVHERPDGSRWVRSVDEHWFLDGTPGGAHPLSDGMVGKRVMWQYSDTDRYDHVYLNARNFAWQCVSGIEQGLTELDRTRAYEVAPDLYFFGWSEHVQPVESMLFVDLAEMRTHGRMFGWEARTGEILHHQFGAVGALLNVTTYPESLPAFTEPSG
- a CDS encoding aldehyde dehydrogenase family protein, which codes for MKPTSITLPATELFVDGGWRPGNGAAFAVQNPTDGTVITELHAADAGDVDRAVAAARRAFDSGPWPAMPGAERGRILYRLADLIEENAGRFAGLEALDVGKPYHDTLAIDVDMAVQTFRHFAGWADKLHGTTVPVPDHMGRPRFSYTERVPVGVVGAITPWNAPTMITSWKLASALAVGCTVVLKPAEDAPLVSQLLAELAAAAGLPAGVLNVVNGPGRVTGTAITGHPGIDKLSFTGSPEVGRIIGRAAADRFTPVTLELGGKSPQIVFKDADVEALAPVAAASLFANSGQTCAAGTRVLVHRSRVDDVAEALAAQARGQRLGDPFDARTTMGSLINAAQRDRVLGYVGAGLEQGADLVTGGTAPDRPGYFVEPTLFVGTNDLRIAREEIFGPVGTIIPFDDDDEAIRLANATEYGLAAVIWSRDIGEAMTASRALRAGAVWVNSWGAPDPRVPWGGMKTSGLGRELGLAGLHANTEERLVNIVY
- a CDS encoding NAD(P)/FAD-dependent oxidoreductase, with protein sequence MDKSTLSHWWHKMETAHGGPIPERPALAQDDEADVAIVGAGYTGLYTALELLKSAPELKVVLLEANVAGYGASGRNGGAVIAQLNGSRAFWAGRGGRQAAIDMERAVQQAVTEVGEVITSEGIECGYAHNGVLMVARTELEARRFKAGVEDDRRYGFGPEDSRYLSRKEVLEKVNVDGAIGARWSSHCASVDGGRLARGLAAAVERRGGVIYENSPVIRIEPGRAITARATVRAEFVVRATEAYSESIKGQERTVVPIHTSMLATEVLTSEQIAELRWGGHEALLAEHPFLHLQFTSDDRITIGGDDPRVPYRWGSAPNPDGPATPKVRDHYYGQLIKLFPFLDGIKIADTWQGVFGTTKNWAPNVSLDRATGLAVAGGYVGEGLAPSNMAGRTMRDLILGRDTEMTRLPWTNMGSRKWEPEPLRYIGSGVIWAARALGDAKEHRAGKPSTLISIGNRTAGFTGHLG